GGTCGATTGCACTCGCAACACCTTCGCTGTATCCTCTGGTATGTGCAAGATCCCGTCCGATAAAGACTTCATCGTCATCATTGTCATAACAGATCAAACCAATATTATCCGACATTCCGTATTTGGTAACCATAGATTTTGCAAGCTGTGTTGCCTGCTTAATATCCTGAGATGCTCCTGTTGTAATATCATCAAACACCAGTTCTTCTGCCACACGTCCGCCTAGGGATACGATGATATCCTGTAACATCTTTCCTTTTGTGTTAAACATCTCATCCTTTTCCGGGAGTGGCATCGTATATCCTGCTGCACCTGCTCCGGTTGGGATGATGGATACGGAATAAACCGGTCCGACATCTGGAAGCAGATGGAATAAAATAGCATGGCCTGCCTCGTGGAATGCTGTGATTCTCTTTTCTTTTTCCGAAATTACACGGCTCTTTTTCTCTGCACCGATTCCAACTTTTACAAATGCTTTCTTAATATCTGCCTGCGTGATAAATGCACGGTCTTCCTTTGCAGCAACAATTGCAGCCTCATTTAAAAGGTTCTCCAAATCTGCACCGGTAAATCCGGCAGTTGTCTGCGCAATCTGTTTCAAATCTACGTCATCGCCAAGTGGCTTGTTCTTCGCATGAACCTGTAAAATCTCTTCTCGTCCACCGACATCCGGGCGTCCTACGTGTACCTTTCGGTCAAAACGTCCCGGACGCATGATAGCAGGATCTAAGATATCAACACGATTGGTTGCTGCCATCACAATGATTCCCTCGTTGGCACCAAATCCATCCATTTCCACAAGCATCTGGTTTAAGGTCTGCTCACGCTCATCGTGACCGCCACCCATACCGGTTCCACGTCTTCTTGCCACCGCATCAATCTCATCAATAAAAACGATACATGGCGCATTTTTCTTTGCTTCCTCAAATAAATCTCTCACACGGGAAGCTCCGACACCGACAAACATCTCCACAAAATCAGAACCGGAAATGCTAAAGAATGGCACTCCAGCCTCTCCTGCAATTGCTTTTGCAAGCAAGGTCTTACCGGTTCCTGGAGGTCCTACCAAAAGCACACCCTTTGGAATTCTTGCACCAAGCTTGGTATATTTCTTTGGATCACGTAAGAAATCCACGATTTCTTCGAGTTCTTCTTTTTCTTCTTTCAGACCGGCTACATTTGCAAAGGTAACCGATTTATTCTCGTCCACCGACATCTTGGCACGGCTTTTTCCAAAATTCATCATTTTGCTGTTGCCGCCACCTGCTGACGCCTGGTTATTCATAATCATAAACAAGATAAACATTGCAGCGAACACTAACAGAAGTGGCAAAAGATTCATTAACCAGCTCTCTGCCGGCACATCTTTTACAACATATTTTGAGAACTGATACTGTTCCATCAAATCCTGCATCTCATTCACGTCAGATGTATAAAGTGTTTCCTCGTTGGAATCCGTCAGCGTAATCTCCAGGCTGCCCGTCGGAACTTCCCGGTTCTGGACAACCTCAACCGATGCCACTTTCCCATTCTTCAATGCTTTTTCAAATTCTGACTTCGAATATGCGTTTGTAAGAGAACTTCCATCCAGCCAGTACCATACGCATACCACAATCAAGATAAGTCCTATATAGAACCCTAATCCTCTGTAACTGCTTTTCTTATTCAAATCTTTTCTCCTTTATTCTTCAATCTCCACAAAACCAATGTATGGAAGATCTCTGTAATGCTGGTCATAATCAAGACCATAACCAACCACAAATTCGTCCGGAATTTCAAATCCGACATAGTCTACATCAACATCTACCACACGGCGGTCCGGTTTATCCAATAAAGTACAGAGTTTTAAGCTCTTTGGATTTCTCTTTTTCAAAATATCCAACAGATAGCTTAATGTTCTTCCAGAGTCGATGATATCCTCCACTACTAAGACATTCTTTCCCTCTAAGCTTACATCTAAGTCCTTCACGATTTTTACAACACCACAGGATGATGTGCCGGAACCATAGCTTGAAACTGACATGAAATCCATCTCAACCGGTGATGTAATTCTTTTTGCAAGATCACAGGTAAAAAAGATAGATCCTTTTAAAATACAAACCATATATACGGTCTCATCGCCATAATCCTTGCTGATTTCTGCAGCCATCTCTCTTACTCTCTTGTCAAGCTGTTCTTCTGTAAAATGTTCATGAATTGCTTTAATTTTCATTTTTCTTCCTCCACAAGCTGTACTTCTAATACTCTCTTCGTGCCTTCTGTCACTTTATAGGATGCGCCAATTCGTCTTCCGACGACCCAAAGAACGCTGGATGCATCGGTTAATAACCATATCTTTCCACGTTCTTCCTGCGGTATCTTCTCATTGATAAAGTACTGCTTTAATTTCTTTGTATGACCCTCTTCATCCACAGTCAGATAATCTCCCTGCCTGCGTTTGCGAATCTGCAGTCCATTTTGTATTTTATCATAATCGAACCATTTCGTATATGGTTTTTGACTAATTTCTTCCATTTTGCCCGAAAACGGGAACACATGGAAACGCCACCTTTTGCCGGATAAAACTGTTTCTAAGCCAAAAGGATTCTTCGCATCTGAAAGCTTTTCTGTGCTTATCGAGAAACTTTCTCCCTGTTCTAAGTCGTCCTCTTTCTTTTTCCTGCCAAGAAAAATCCCGCCATACTGTCTCTTTGCCTGTATCTGGTACGGAAACGACAGCGTGCGTCCCACCTGCTTTTTCATCAGTTCGTCCAGCTCCTTTACGTGAACTGACGCAATATCCTTTTTGCTTTGCGCAACATCTGCGAGCGCCTCGTGAAGCACCTCTTTGCGCAACACCTCCTGCTCCTGCCACAAAAGCTCCGACAAAAAAATCCCGTCCTGCACGGGTGTCCGATATTTCTCATAGACCGTCTGTGCCTGATTTTCCATATAATCTGCGATATCGCACAGCATCTTCGCACTTTGATTTATATGCGCTACCGCTTGCGCATTGACCTGGGAAAGTAGTGGTAAAATCTCATGGCGAATCTTGTTTCTGCTGTACGCCATGTCTGCGTTGGTGCTGTCGGTACAATATGGCTGCCCCAGCTCCTTAAGATATGCCTCAATCTCTTCCCTTCCCATCGTAAGAAGCGGGCGAATCAGGTACATATGCTCTGCAAACCGGCGGATTGGCTGCATTCCGCACAGACCATCGATTCCACTCCCCCGCACCATCTGAAACAGAATGGTTTCCGCATTGTCATCCGCATGGTGCGCAAGGGCAATTTTGACATCCGTGTCACCCTTTTTCAGCTTCTGTGCGGCTTTTTTGAAACAGTCATAACGCAAAATTCTGGCTGCCTCCTCTTCCCCTAGCCCATGCTCCTTTGCATATTCCGGAACTTTGACATCAAATCGTGTCAGTAAAAGACCTTTGTCTTTGCATAACTTTTCCACAAACTCTGCATCCATCACACTCTCTTTTCCACGAATTCCATGTTCTACGTGCACAACCTGGAGTGAAAACGGAATCTTTTTTTGCAGTTCACATAGAAGAAGCAGCATGCAGACAGAATCTGCCCCGCCTGACACGGCAGCAAGGATGACATCCCCTTCTTCTATGATATGCAGTTTTTGTATCTTTTCTTCCATTTTGTTTTTCATTTTATCCATTCACATCTTGTGTAATTACATTTGTAGTTATTGTTTTTCCCACAGGCAGGTGGTAAGAACCGTCATATCATCCGGCACTTTTCCTGCGGTGAACAGCATGACGCGCTCTAAAATCCGCTTTGCCAGCACTCCAGCATGGTTCGTCGAAATGCTCTCTATCATCTCACGCATCGTCTCTTCCGGCTGTGGAACATGAAGATATTCTAACACACCATCTGTCACCATGACAAGAAAATCACCGTCTTCTAACTGCCTGGTTGTTTTTTCAATCTCGACTCCCTGCTGCGCACCGACCGGCAGGTTTGTGGAAAAGATACACTCCACACCGTCCTTTCTTTTTAAAAATGTGGCTGCTGCGCCAATCTTATAGATTCCAAGCTTCCCGGTATAAAGGTTGACGGCGCACAAATCGATGGTGGAATACAGATTCTGCTCCCCTTTTAAAACCATGGCGGAATTCATCATGCGTATTGATGTTTCAATGGAAAATCCCGCCTGTAAAAAACGTTCCATCAAATCAATGACCAGTTCACTTTCCTTGGAGGCAACCATCCCGGAGCCCATTCCATCCGACAGACTCATCACAAAAGTTCCATTTTCCAGTTCTAAAAAGGAAAAGTTATCGCCCGAAACCTGTTCCCCGTCTTTTTTGACCTTCGCAATTCCCTGTGTATTCAAAAAGCGGGTGTCTTCCAATAACAAAAAAGAGTTTGGCTCCTTGGTCAGAAACATTCTGGCATCCTGCGAAATCCTCATTTTTCGTTTTAGGGCACTGCTCGCAAGACGCACAAATTCCCGCACTGCAATGCATCCTCCCTGCCTGCTGTGCATTTTTACCTCTAACTGGTATCTGCCAGATTCTAGTTCGCTCAGATGCATTGCATCAATCAGGATTCCTTCCTCCTTCGCAAGGTAGCGCAGTTCTGAAAGTTTCCGGTGTTCTCTTGCATCCACCTGCTTTTGCTCGGCGGCGCAATCCTCCATGATGTACGCCATGGCGTCTAGCTGTTCTGCAATCACCTTCCTGTTTTCTAACAAACGGTTATACCAGGAACGGTTGAGTGTTGCACGTTCAAACACTCCCACCGCCTCCTCCACCATGTCCTTACTTTTCCTACAATATTTTTTCAGGCTTTTTTCATCCTCCTGCGATGGAAAACCTCTCTTTAAAATCGATGTTATCATCCTTGATATAATTCCAACTAAAGGTGTAGTTTCATTTTCCCAGCATACTGCGCAGCAATCGCAGGAAGTACACATTTTTGCCGTAAGTTCATTTTGAATCTGTCCAAGTTCTTCCGAGGTAAACTGCTTCTTGGGGCTGCTCATCGTTTTAAAAATCTCGGACAACCCGTTAAACGACTGTGCATACGTCAAAAGTTTTTCATCCTTCGCCGCCTCTTCCATCTCATCTTTTTCGACAAAAAACTCAAACTCTAACACGCTATGTATGGCACGATGAAACAGCACAGCCGCCCCTGTCACAAAAAGTCCTTCCAATAACATCACCGGAACCGCAAGCTGGTCTTTTAAACTAAGTGCCTGTCCACCCAGCGACAACAAAATGCAGATTCCGCCTGCCGCACTTCCTGCAATCCACGTTTTACAGGATGGCTGCACCCATTGAATCAGCTTTACGAATGCAGCAATCGTCACCATCGCAATCAGATATTTAATCGCCGTCATCACCGGCAGGAAAAAGAACATTCCTGCGAAAAACATCGCATACGCATACCATCCCGTCACCTCTTCTAAATACAGTGCCACAAAATAGGCAGGCACAAGCGGGTAGCATCCTAGCATACCAAATTTACAGATTCCTCCCCCTAAAACTCCAAGCATTATTTTTCTGATTCCCTTTTCTCTCACGTTTTCATCCTCCTTCCAATCTTTTCCGTTTTTACGAAACGTGAGCTTGATTATAGCTGTGTCCTTTCAAAATCTTTGTCAAATGAAAGACAACTTCACAAAAAGTTTTCGCCATTTTCTCTTTTCAAATGTCTTTTCAAGGGAGTTCGATTCCATTCATGCTTTTTAGGAGCTTCGCTTTTTTGCTTTCAGGTATCACAAAAAGAAGCTTATAACTACATTTGTAATTATAAGCTTCTTTAATCCTGTTCCTTGAAGATAATCTCATTGCCATATGCAAGTCCTAATTTGCTTTTTGCAACATCTTCAATATACTGTTGTGTCTGGGTATATGCCTCATACTCGCTTAATCTTGTCTGCCGCTCTGTCTCTTCCGCCAATTGTCCTTCCAGTGATTTCTCACGTTCTATGTACTCTTGATCTTTTTCATAAAGATTTACCATCTGAACGGACATGACCCCGATAAACAGTAACACGATAAAGCTGATACAGATTTTTCCCATCCGGTTGCTGTCCCGCCTTCTGCGGTACTTATTTCTTTTCGCCATACCAATGCCCTCTTATCATAGTTTACATAATCCTATTTTAACTGTTTTCCATATTTTTTTCAATTGTTTTTTCAGCGCACGGCCCACTTTTTTTAGTACTTTTGTCATTGGTGCAAACAGGAAATGAACGACTCTATGAATTCCCTTTTTCAAGCGGTTCAATGCCCATGAAAAAAAGCGCACAACGTACCGGCTGCAAAGTCCGTGGTAAAGCAGC
This genomic window from Roseburia sp. 831b contains:
- the ftsH gene encoding ATP-dependent zinc metalloprotease FtsH, whose product is MNKKSSYRGLGFYIGLILIVVCVWYWLDGSSLTNAYSKSEFEKALKNGKVASVEVVQNREVPTGSLEITLTDSNEETLYTSDVNEMQDLMEQYQFSKYVVKDVPAESWLMNLLPLLLVFAAMFILFMIMNNQASAGGGNSKMMNFGKSRAKMSVDENKSVTFANVAGLKEEKEELEEIVDFLRDPKKYTKLGARIPKGVLLVGPPGTGKTLLAKAIAGEAGVPFFSISGSDFVEMFVGVGASRVRDLFEEAKKNAPCIVFIDEIDAVARRRGTGMGGGHDEREQTLNQMLVEMDGFGANEGIIVMAATNRVDILDPAIMRPGRFDRKVHVGRPDVGGREEILQVHAKNKPLGDDVDLKQIAQTTAGFTGADLENLLNEAAIVAAKEDRAFITQADIKKAFVKVGIGAEKKSRVISEKEKRITAFHEAGHAILFHLLPDVGPVYSVSIIPTGAGAAGYTMPLPEKDEMFNTKGKMLQDIIVSLGGRVAEELVFDDITTGASQDIKQATQLAKSMVTKYGMSDNIGLICYDNDDDEVFIGRDLAHTRGYSEGVASAIDQEIKRIIDDSYEKAKTMIMEHRNVLDACAALLLEKEKINQQEFEALFE
- the hpt gene encoding hypoxanthine phosphoribosyltransferase, producing MAAEISKDYGDETVYMVCILKGSIFFTCDLAKRITSPVEMDFMSVSSYGSGTSSCGVVKIVKDLDVSLEGKNVLVVEDIIDSGRTLSYLLDILKKRNPKSLKLCTLLDKPDRRVVDVDVDYVGFEIPDEFVVGYGLDYDQHYRDLPYIGFVEIEE
- a CDS encoding septum formation initiator family protein: MAKRNKYRRRRDSNRMGKICISFIVLLFIGVMSVQMVNLYEKDQEYIEREKSLEGQLAEETERQTRLSEYEAYTQTQQYIEDVAKSKLGLAYGNEIIFKEQD
- a CDS encoding SpoIIE family protein phosphatase, encoding MREKGIRKIMLGVLGGGICKFGMLGCYPLVPAYFVALYLEEVTGWYAYAMFFAGMFFFLPVMTAIKYLIAMVTIAAFVKLIQWVQPSCKTWIAGSAAGGICILLSLGGQALSLKDQLAVPVMLLEGLFVTGAAVLFHRAIHSVLEFEFFVEKDEMEEAAKDEKLLTYAQSFNGLSEIFKTMSSPKKQFTSEELGQIQNELTAKMCTSCDCCAVCWENETTPLVGIISRMITSILKRGFPSQEDEKSLKKYCRKSKDMVEEAVGVFERATLNRSWYNRLLENRKVIAEQLDAMAYIMEDCAAEQKQVDAREHRKLSELRYLAKEEGILIDAMHLSELESGRYQLEVKMHSRQGGCIAVREFVRLASSALKRKMRISQDARMFLTKEPNSFLLLEDTRFLNTQGIAKVKKDGEQVSGDNFSFLELENGTFVMSLSDGMGSGMVASKESELVIDLMERFLQAGFSIETSIRMMNSAMVLKGEQNLYSTIDLCAVNLYTGKLGIYKIGAAATFLKRKDGVECIFSTNLPVGAQQGVEIEKTTRQLEDGDFLVMVTDGVLEYLHVPQPEETMREMIESISTNHAGVLAKRILERVMLFTAGKVPDDMTVLTTCLWEKQ
- the tilS gene encoding tRNA lysidine(34) synthetase TilS; this encodes MKNKMEEKIQKLHIIEEGDVILAAVSGGADSVCMLLLLCELQKKIPFSLQVVHVEHGIRGKESVMDAEFVEKLCKDKGLLLTRFDVKVPEYAKEHGLGEEEAARILRYDCFKKAAQKLKKGDTDVKIALAHHADDNAETILFQMVRGSGIDGLCGMQPIRRFAEHMYLIRPLLTMGREEIEAYLKELGQPYCTDSTNADMAYSRNKIRHEILPLLSQVNAQAVAHINQSAKMLCDIADYMENQAQTVYEKYRTPVQDGIFLSELLWQEQEVLRKEVLHEALADVAQSKKDIASVHVKELDELMKKQVGRTLSFPYQIQAKRQYGGIFLGRKKKEDDLEQGESFSISTEKLSDAKNPFGLETVLSGKRWRFHVFPFSGKMEEISQKPYTKWFDYDKIQNGLQIRKRRQGDYLTVDEEGHTKKLKQYFINEKIPQEERGKIWLLTDASSVLWVVGRRIGASYKVTEGTKRVLEVQLVEEEK